In Caloramator sp. E03, the sequence TCTGGTATATCTTCTGGAGTTATTTTTTTATGAATATTGCAGGTACCGGCATTTTTTGCCTCTTCATAGTACCAACACTTATATTCTAAAAGTTTAAGTGTTTCCTGCAATTGTTTAATTTGATTTTCAACAGCCTCTTTCTGCTTTTTAAACATATCAAGTCTTTTTTCAATTGTTGAATCGCCCTCTATAGTCCAGTCAATGTATGTTTTAATATCTTTAATTGACATGCCGGTCCTTTTTAAACATTCAATTAACGTTAGCCATTCAAAATCTTCATCTTTAAACATACGGATACCGCTTTTGCTTCGTTCAACAAATGGCAGTAAACCTTCTTTTGAATAAAAGCGAAGGGTATGAGGGGAAATATTTAGTTTTTTAGCTATTTCACCTATGGTGTAATACATAAATCAACCTCCAAAATGTAATAATTTTTGTTAAAGTATTATACTTGAAAGTTAAATAAAATTAATAGTATAT encodes:
- a CDS encoding MerR family transcriptional regulator codes for the protein MYYTIGEIAKKLNISPHTLRFYSKEGLLPFVERSKSGIRMFKDEDFEWLTLIECLKRTGMSIKDIKTYIDWTIEGDSTIEKRLDMFKKQKEAVENQIKQLQETLKLLEYKCWYYEEAKNAGTCNIHKKITPEDIPENIRTVKQNLKKVNSI